One stretch of Arachis duranensis cultivar V14167 chromosome 1, aradu.V14167.gnm2.J7QH, whole genome shotgun sequence DNA includes these proteins:
- the LOC107458581 gene encoding TPD1 protein homolog 1, whose product MAVMNNIIIVIFLFLALVSQCYSQCDQFLDLHFTQNPTGAKVQGKPEWLVNISTTCVVCDFREVSIFCLGFQTVEPINTSILGKEKGGLCLVNNGRPISRSHPVTFKYAWDTSFNFPNIISKAKVVCFN is encoded by the exons atggCTGTCATGAACAACATAATTATCGTCATATTCCTCTTTCTTGCCCTGGTTTCTCAAT GTTATAGCCAGTGCGACCAGTTTCTTGATCTTCATTTTACGCAAAACCCAACAGGGGCTAAAGTACAAGGAAAGCCAGAGTGGCTAGTAAATATAAGCACCACATGTGTTGTATGTGATTTTCGGGAAGTAAGTATATTTTGCTTAGGATTTCAAACCGTGGAGCCTATAAATACATCAATTTTGGGCAAAGAGAAAGGAGGACTTTGTCTTGTTAATAATGGTCGACCTATTTCTAGATCGCATCCTGTTACCTTTAAATATGCATGGGACacctcttttaattttcctaatATAATTTCCAAGGCAAAAGTTGTTtgctttaattga